In Elaeis guineensis isolate ETL-2024a chromosome 1, EG11, whole genome shotgun sequence, a genomic segment contains:
- the LOC105038600 gene encoding 2-alkenal reductase (NADP(+)-dependent) has protein sequence MAEVRVNKKVVLKDFITAFPRESDMEVVTTDTIQLKVPEGSTAVLLKNLYLSCDPYMRWRMSKHDEPIYFPDFVPGSAITGVGVGKVLDSSHPDFKVGDYVWGMTGWEEYSLITSTEGFFKIRYPDLPLSYYTGLLGIAGYTAYAGFHEICSPKKGEYVFVSAASGAVGQLVGQFAKLMGCHVVGSAGSDEKVNLLKNKFGFDGAFNYKEEPDLNAALKRLFPDGIDISFENVGGQMLDAVLLNMRTHGRIAVCGMISQYHNLDKPEGVHNLFYLITKSIRMEGFMVSNFFHKYHQFEEITAQLIKDGKITYLEDAAEGLENAPAALVGLFAGRNVGKQLVVVSHE, from the exons ATGGCAGAAGTAAGGGTGAACAAGAAAGTTGTGCTGAAGGACTTCATCACGGCTTTCCCCAGGGAGAGCGACATGGAGGTCGTGACGACGGACACCATCCAATTGAAGGTCCCCGAGGGATCAACAGCTGTCCTCCTCAAGAACCTCTATCTCTCCTGCGACCCTTATATGCGGTGGCGTATGAGCAAGCACGACGAGCCCATCTACTTCCCCGACTTCGTCCCTGGCTCG GCCATAACTGGCGTAGGTGTGGGTAAAGTATTGGATTCCAGCCATCCAGATTTCAAGGTAGGTGACTACGTGTGGGGCATGACTGGATGGGAAGAGTATAGCCTCATTACATCAACAGAGggatttttcaagatcagataccCTGATCTACCCCTTTCTTATTACACTGGCCTGCTTG GAATTGCAGGGTACACGGCTTATGCAGGATTTCATGAGATCTGCTCACCTAAGAAAGGGGAATATGTCTTTGTGTCTGCTGCATCAGGTGCTGTTGGACAGCTTGTTGGGCAGTTCGCCAAATTAATGGGCTGTCATGTGGTTGGAAGTGCTGGCTCTGATGAAAAG GTCAACTTATTGAAGAACAAGTTTGGATTTGATGGGGCTTTTAATTATAAGGAGGAACCTGATTTGAATGCTGCTTTGAAGAG GTTGTTTCCTGATGGTATCGATATCTCCTTCGAGAATGTTGGTGGTCAAATGCTGGATGCTGTTCTTCTCAACATGAGGACCCATGGTCGTATTGCAGTGTGTGGAATGATTTCTCAATACCACAACCTTGATAAACCTGAAGGTGTGCACAACTTGTTCTACCTCATTACAAAGAGCATCAGAATGGAAGGGTTCATGGTAagcaatttttttcataaatatcatCAGTTTGAGGAGATCACTGCCCAGTTGATAAAGGATGGGAAGATTACTTATTTGGAGGATGCAGCTGAAGGACTTGAGAATGCTCCAGCAGCACTGGTGGGGCTCTTTGCGGGCCGCAATGTTGGTAAACAGTTGGTTGTAGTTTCTCATGAATGA